In one window of Cydia fagiglandana chromosome 1, ilCydFagi1.1, whole genome shotgun sequence DNA:
- the LOC134664955 gene encoding uncharacterized protein LOC134664955: MPGKIKVKVLAGRNLPVMDRASDTTDAFVEIKFGSVTHKTDVCRKSLNPHWSSTEWYRFEVDESELQDEPLQLRLMDHDTYSANDAIGKVVISLAPLLARVANTKGGAAAAHGGAMMSGWIPVFDTMHGIRGELNVIVKVELFSDFNKYKTSSCGVQFFHCPMIPPGYKVTAIHGFVEELVVNDDPEYQWIDKIRTPRASNEARQVAFIKLSNQVQRLVGLKAAELGANAVVGYQQDFDLEGEAGVVARAIGTAVSITASPTANQPPSVPPCSQQQLNKYLDILATDNESTTDLNEYFQSHQEELQKLLYILNPKTSSMLDETENIEDDENEKSFELSRQASIKGYTGNYSIYQNEYGPHDSMRHLSEDQTDLNRLLNRNDDYNDSMGPLKKIKQFKTNIFRLGSMKSRKSDQADDTISIKSNVSDTSKISLSDIKNEFKKLTRLKTPKLRKAFANKSDEGIGMASVLARSVIHAQTSLARISETQDSDPSPSSTLRRTSESEPAINVSDEEQANRESESYDNKSLGSDKRTLPAIKFSSLKNVSTDEEAEPTEGRQRKLSESCPSTPVVARKNLLKLPGDVGYFGSVSSALSADSSEAFSSSEEDDESSIKTDTEKTYETTSSVVKSVLNNKVNPVFIAQMDKKLSVLECNTPDLQDDENQQVIESDTSPRESSQDTPEADEREDRHSNDKKTEILPEASTSVEETHTFVEPKSHNLHFKFHNPFSHKKLSQSISAPSSPVEKKGFVYRSSSKIKRQISKISKSSMMKSLSHYSLLPKRKHSDPKPALSQPGSASDVPSKAPSETVLGSAFLSYSDLLSLDKEGIDTNNRLHRSDEFTHSGVSMYIGSEPVSRASVSGPSSPNHGKDDYHPHEHRTFKKRPNINPSGLIATAMETILIDKVQNLLVPASPNPAQQDEKKFFDDVNEKLEKVEEARNRKVFENETIKATDTSSKDNVEHMTDTKENTPQTISDGNNVAGDSEPKPQEMSADISNKTIKHSESEKVELGDTNYKKLVRQDSVRSNESHKMSNETDFNLVSSAPPAPMLQHFHPVLSGVPKLATIPSLPETSVDQPESIDTDGICLCNDKCECSDTNKASVCDNSHAACDVDRDRERDREKNVEKGSPRHARHESYGNRDGIGSAQAHAPNSSLEAASTPQGIHRRSSDSDLSVTPKGGSLNASVGNTGSGGGAILRPSMNSNNLEMLEYPFLTMSEYPPGFIVHIGGTVCARSVKLMDGGGESSSRAAWWAELRTELRAHARALRCNAVIAYTETAAICEDVCVLSASGTAAVIDLECGWERREEDSCSLAHVPYSPGAGPYRAELSVCQGCRRARVPAVLLATCAMPGALAAYRAAVPLTAVAARARRAPPQAEPGARDISDQLPFLEYELHKLLLAKLRMQGANALFSLQTQVAVGERCVMAIASGTAVRICALPPPMPPRIKATENDKEALEIQKALWDAFTANKAANGYDVVLPEMSTNVALTEADGERGDEAPALDLCADKDACVLELDEAEDVETAKVLAKRRPHMQVFTNSSRALPGAPPQAFAQVWRARLQLSGQGGASTAGERHVARALDGVAYKLRRLRPCALLAPRIQLELPELSGQGGASTAGERHVARALDGVAYKLRRLRPCALLAPRIQLELPELSGQGGASTAGERHVARALDGVAYKLRRLRPCALLAPRIQLELPELSGQGGASTAGERHVARALDGVAYKLRRLRPCALLAPRIQLELPELSGQGGASTAGERHVARALDGVAYKLRRLRPCALLAPRIQLELPEVWRARLQLSGQGGASTAGERHVARALDGVAYKLRRLRPCALLAPRIQLELPEDEIQLVVSGAAIRLVDPSKVEHSENGHPPHPAEDDDIFALDEEQLSQERGGGGGKSQEEEKTVVPANGQVPTTVSLTSLCYCSGAGTMRRVCALRLLFVRETTAVRELGGLSGFLHTFTCEVPTTVSLTSLCYCSGAGTMRRVCALRLLFVRETTAVRELGGLSGFLHTFTCEVPTTVSLTSLCYCSGAGTMRRVCALRLLFVRETTAVRELGGLSGFLHTFTCEVLAIARAYTAALGGNALTSFYITQLMLQDNAHKNQGQCLLSVGGDVVHMTY; this comes from the exons ATGCCTGGGAAAATCAAAGTGAAGGTGCTAGCCGGGCGGAACCTGCCGGTAATGGACCGCGCAAGTGACACCACGGACGCCTTCGTGGAGATCAAGTTTGGCAGTGTTACACACAAAACTGATGTGTGCAGAAAATCGCTAAACCCGCATTGGAGCAGTACAGAATGGTATCGGTTTGAG GTGGACGAATCCGAGTTGCAAGACGAACCGCTGCAGCTGCGCCTGATGGACCACGACACGTACTCTGCCAACGACGCTATCGGAAAGGTCGTCATCAGTCTTGCGCCGCTGCTGGCTAGGGTGGCGAACACGAAAGGAGGAGCCGCCGCGGCGCACGGAG GAGCCATGATGTCAGGATGGATCCCGGTGTTCGACACCATGCACGGGATCCGCGGCGAGCTGAACGTCATCGTCAAGGTTGAGCTGTTCTCGGACTTCAACAAGTACAAGACTTCCAGCTGCGGCGTGCAGTTCTTCCACT GTCCGATGATACCGCCCGGTTACAAAGTCACAGCTATACACGGGTTCGTTGAAGAGCTGGTAGTCAATGATGACCCGGAGTACCAGTGGATTGACAAGATCAGAACACCGAGGGCTTCCAACGAGGCGCGGCAGGTCGCATTCATCAAACTGAGTAACCAg GTACAACGATTGGTAGGCCTTAAGGCTGCCGAGTTGGGAGCCAACGCAGTTGTGGGATACCAGCAAGACTTCGATCTGGAGGGCGAAGCAGGCGTCGTTGCCAGAGCCATCG GCACAGCAGTCAGCATCACCGCGTCGCCAACGGCCAACCAACCTCCCAGCGTGCCGCCCTGCTCGCAACA ACAACTCAATAAGTACTTGGACATTTTAGCGACCGATAACGAAAGTACGACCGATCTGAACGAATACTTCCAATCTCATCAAGAAGAGCTACAGAAATTACTGTATATACTCAATCCGAAAACATCTTCAATGCTCGACGAAACTGAGAATATTGAAGATGATGAGAATGAGAAAAGTTTCGAGTTATCAAGACAAGCCAGCATCAAAGGATACACAGGAAATTATTCTATTTATCAAAATGAATATGGCCCTCATGATAGCATGAGGCACTTGTCCGAGGATCAGACAGATTTGAACAGGCTTCTGAACCGCAATGACGATTACAATGATTCTATGGGGCCCTTGAAAAAGATAAAACAATTCAAAACCAATATATTTAGACTCGGCAGTATGAAATCACGAAAATCTGATCAAGCCGACGATACAATATCTATAAAGTCCAATGTTTCCGATACGTCAAAGATATCTTTATCCGATATAAAAAATGAGTTCAAAAAATTAACAAGATTAAAAACGCCCAAATTGCGGAAAGCTTTTGCTAATAAATCAGATGAAGGCATTGGTATGGCGTCGGTGCTCGCTAGATCAGTTATTCACGCTCAAACGAGTCTCGCACGCATCTCTGAAACTCAAGATTCTGACCCTTCTCCGAGCTCGACTTTAAGACGGACCAGTGAATCCGAGCCCGCTATTAATGTATCCGATGAAGAACAAGCTAACAGAGAATCGGAATCGTATGATAATAAATCTCTCGGTAGTGATAAGAGGACATTACCAGCTATAAAGTTTTCATCTTTGAAAAacgtgtccactgacgaggaaGCAGAGCCAACCGAGGGTCGTCAGCGAAAGTTATCTGAATCTTGTCCGTCCACTCCGGTAGTTGCTAGAAAAAATCTTCTCAAGCTTCCTGGGGATGTTGGCTATTTCGGCTCAGTTTCGTCTGCCTTGTCTGCAGATAGCTCAGAAGCATTTTCTAGTTCTGAAGAAGATGACGAGAGCTCCATTAAAACAGATACTGAAAAAACATATGAAACTACAAGTTCAGTAGTAAAGTCGGTCCTTAATAACAAAGTGAATCCAGTTTTTATAGCACAAATGGATAAAAAATTAAGTGTGTTGGAATGTAATACTCCTGATCTTCAAGATGACGAAAATCAGCAAGTCATTGAAAGCGACACTAGTCCACGAGAATCATCTCAAGATACTCCTGAAGCAGATGAACGTGAAGATCGTCACAGCAATGATAAGAAAACAGAAATCTTGCCAGAAGCGTCGACCAGTGTTGAAGAAACCCACACGTTTGTAGAACCGAAATCTCATAATCTCCATTTCAAATTTCACAACCCATTCTCACATAAGAAGTTATCACAGAGCATCAGCGCCCCATCGTCTCCCGTAGAGAAGAAGGGCTTTGTATATCGCTCCTCATCCAAGATCAAACGCCAGATctccaaaatatccaaaagcAGCATGATGAAAAGCCTGTCTCATTATTCCTTGTTGCCGAAAAGAAAACACAGCGACCCAAAACCTGCTTTGAGCCAACCCGGATCAGCTTCTGATGTCCCTTCTAAAGCACCCAGCGAAACCGTACTAGGATCCGCCTTCCTGTCATATTCCGACTTACTTAGTCTTGACAAGGAAGGTATTGATACTAACAATCGTCTTCATAGAAGTGATGAATTCACGCATTCAGGGGTCTCTATGTATATTGGTTCTGAACCTGTTTCCAGGGCTTCTGTGAGCGGTCCATCTTCTCCTAACCATGGAAAAGACGATTACCATCCACATGAGCATAGAACTTTCAAGAAAAGACCAAATATTAATCCAAGTGGCTTGATTGCTACTGCCATGGAGACGATTTTAATTGATAAAGTACAGAATCTGCTAGTACCGGCATCGCCAAACCCAGCGCAACAGGACGAAAAGAAGTTCTTTGATGATGTCAACGAAAAATTAGAGAAAGTCGAAGAGGCGAGAAATAGAAAGGTCTTTGAAAATGAAACTATAAAGGCAACTGATACTTCATCTAAAGATAATGTAGAACATATGACAGATACAAAGGAAAACACACCTCAAACTATTTCTGACGGGAATAATGTTGCAGGTGATTCGGAACCTAAGCCACAGGAAATGTCTGCAGACATTTCGAATAAAACTATCAAACATTCTGAATCGGAAAAAGTTGAATTAGGTGACACAAACTATAAGAAACTTGTCAGGCAGGATAGTGTACGTTCAAACGAGTCGCATAAAATGTCCAACGAAACCGACTTTAACCTCGTTTCATCCGCTCCACCCGCGCCTATGTTGCAACACTTTCATCCGGTCCTTAGCGGCGTGCCCAAGTTAGCGACCATCCCCTCATTACCAGAGACTAGTGTAGACCAACCCGAGAGTATAGACACCGACGGTATATGTCTATGTAATGATAAGTGTGAGTGTAGCGACACTAACAAGGCTAGTGTGTGTGATAACTCGCATGCAGCGTGCGATGTTGACAGGGACAGGGAGCGGGACAGAGAGAAGAATGTTGAGAAGGGTTCGCCGAGGCACGCTCGGCACGAGTCGTACGGCAATCGGGACGGGATCGGCTCGGCGCAGGCGCACGCGCCCAACTCGTCGCTGGAGGCTGCGTCCACGCCGCAAGGGATTCACCGTCGCTCTTCGGATTCTGATCTTAGTGTTACACCAAAGG GTGGTTCACTAAATGCGTCAGTCGGCAACAcgggcagcggcggcggcgccatCTTGCGGCCCTCCATGAACAGCAACAACCTAGAGATGCTCGAGTACCCGTTCCTTACTATGTCGGAGTATCCTCCAGGCTTCATCGTTCACATTG GCGGCACAGTTTGCGCCCGCTCAGTGAAGCTGATGGACGGCGGAGGCGAGAGTAGCTCTCGCGCGGCGTGGTGGGCCGAGCTGCGCACCGAGCTCAGGGCGCACGCGCGCGCGCTGCGCTGCAACGCCGTCATAGCGTACACCGAGACGGCTGCTATATG TGAGGATGTATGCGTGTTATCCGCATCTGGCACGGCCGCAGTGATCGACCTGGAGTGCGGCTGGGAGCGCCGCGAGGAGGACTCGTGCTCGCTCGCACACGTGCCCTACTCGCCGGGCGCCGGGCCCTACCGCGCCGAGCTCTCCGTCTGCCAGGGCTGCAG ACGCGCCCGCGTCCCGGCGGTGCTGCTGGCGACGTGCGCGATGCCGGGCGCGCTGGCGGCCTACCGCGCCGCCGTGCCGCTCACGGCCGTGGCGGCCCgggcgcgccgcgcgccgccgcagGCCGAGCCCGGCGCTAGGGACATCTCCGACCAGCTGCCCTTCCTCGAGTACGAACTGCACAAGCTGCTGCTGGCTAAACTGAGGATGCAG GGTGCGAACGCTCTGTTCTCGTTGCAAACTCAAGTGGCAGTAGGGGAGCGATGCGTCATGGCGATCGCGAGCGGCACGGCCGTGCGGATCTGCGCGCTGCCGCCGCCCATGCCGCCGAGGATTAAG GCAACAGAAAACGACAAAGAAGCGTTAGAAATTCAGAAGGCGTTATGGGACGCCTTCACTGCCAATAAGGCAGCGAACGGATATGACGTTG TCCTTCCCGAGATGAGCACGAATGTCGCCCTAACCGAAGCGGACGGTGAGCGCGGAGACGAGGCTCCAGCGCTCGACCTGTGCGCCGACAAAGACGCCTGCGTGCTCGAGCTAGATGAGGCGGAGGAC GTGGAGACCGCGAAGGTGCTGGCTAAGCGTCGCCCGCACATGCAGGTGTTCACCAACAGCTCCAGAGCGCTTCCTGGCGCGCCACCGCAGGCATTTGCACAG GTGTGGCGAGCTCGCCTCCAGCTGTCGGGGCAGGGCGGCGCCAGCACGGCGGGCGAGCGGCACGTGGCGCGCGCGCTGGACGGCGTGGCCTACAAGCTGCGCCGGCTCAGGCCCTGCGCGCTGCTCGCGCCCAGGATACAGCTCGAGCTGCCCGAG CTGTCGGGGCAGGGCGGCGCCAGCACGGCGGGCGAGCGGCACGTGGCGCGCGCGCTGGACGGCGTGGCCTACAAGCTGCGCCGGCTCAGGCCCTGCGCGCTGCTCGCGCCCAGGATACAGCTCGAGCTGCCCGAG CTGTCGGGGCAGGGCGGCGCCAGCACGGCGGGCGAGCGGCACGTGGCGCGCGCGCTGGACGGCGTGGCCTACAAGCTGCGCCGGCTCAGGCCCTGCGCGCTGCTCGCGCCCAGGATACAGCTCGAGCTGCCCGAG CTGTCGGGGCAGGGCGGCGCCAGCACGGCGGGCGAGCGGCACGTGGCGCGCGCGCTGGACGGCGTGGCCTACAAGCTGCGCCGGCTCAGGCCCTGCGCGCTGCTCGCGCCCAGGATACAGCTCGAGCTGCCCGAG CTGTCGGGGCAGGGCGGCGCCAGCACGGCGGGCGAGCGGCACGTGGCGCGCGCGCTGGACGGCGTGGCCTACAAGCTGCGCCGGCTCAGGCCCTGCGCGCTGCTCGCGCCCAGGATACAGCTCGAGCTGCCCGAG GTGTGGCGAGCTCGCCTCCAGCTGTCGGGGCAGGGCGGCGCCAGCACGGCGGGCGAGCGGCACGTGGCGCGCGCGCTGGACGGCGTGGCCTACAAGCTGCGCCGGCTCAGGCCCTGCGCGCTGCTCGCGCCCAGGATACAGCTCGAGCTGCCGGAG GATGAAATCCAGCTGGTCGTGTCCGGGGCCGCCATCCGGCTGGTGGATCCGAGCAAGGTGGAGCACAGTGAGAACGGCCACCCCCCGCACCCCGCCGAGGACGACGATATCTTCGCCCTGGACGAGGAACAGCTCTCCCAGGaaagaggaggaggaggaggaaagAGCCAGGAGGAGGAGAAGACCGTCGTTCCGGCGAATGGACAA GTGCCAACGACGGTGTCGCTGACGTCGCTGTGCTACTGCTCGGGCGCGGGCACGATGCGGCGCGTGTGCGCGCTGCGGCTGCTGTTCGTGCGCGAGACCACGGCCGTGCGCGAGCTGGGCGGCCTCAGCGGGTTCCTGCACACCTTCACATGCGAG GTGCCAACGACGGTGTCGCTGACGTCGCTGTGCTACTGCTCGGGCGCGGGCACGATGCGGCGCGTATGCGCGCTGCGGCTGCTGTTCGTGCGCGAGACCACGGCCGTGCGCGAGCTGGGCGGCCTCAGCGGGTTCCTGCACACCTTCACATGCGAG GTGCCAACGACGGTGTCGCTGACGTCGCTGTGCTACTGCTCAGGCGCGGGCACGATGCGGCGCGTGTGCGCGCTGCGGCTGCTGTTCGTGCGCGAGACCACGGCCGTGCGCGAGCTGGGCGGCCTCAGCGGGTTCCTGCACACCTTCACATGCGAG GTGCTGGCAATAGCTCGCGCGTACACGGCGGCTTTGGGCGGCAACGCTCTGACGTCTTTCTACATCACGCAGCTCATGCTTCAAGACAACGCGCACAAGAACCAG GGTCAATGTCTCCTGTCTGTAGGAGGCGACGTGGTGCACATGACGTATTAa
- the LOC134671107 gene encoding myosuppressin-like isoform X1, which produces MSFDKGDACRVWALCAVAALAVAHAAAAPAQLCSSAVEDDPRATRFCQALNTFLELYAEAAGEQVPEYQALVRDYPQLLDSGMKRQDVVHSFLRFGRRR; this is translated from the exons ATGTCTTTTGACaa aggTGACGCGTGTCGTGTATGGGCGTTGTGCGCAGTGGCGGCGCTGGCGGTGGCgcacgcggcggcggcgcccgcgCAGCTCTGCTCGAGCGCCGTGGAGGACGACCCACGCGCCACGCGCTTCTGCCAGGCGCTCAACACTTTCCTCGAGCTGTACGCCGAGGCGGCGGGAGAGCAGGTGCCGGAGTACCAAG CTCTGGTGCGCGACTACCCCCAGCTACTGGACTCCGGTATGAAGCGACAAGACGTGGTGCACTCGTTCCTGCGCTTCGGCCGCCGCCGCTGA
- the LOC134671107 gene encoding myosuppressin-like isoform X2, translating into MGGDACRVWALCAVAALAVAHAAAAPAQLCSSAVEDDPRATRFCQALNTFLELYAEAAGEQVPEYQALVRDYPQLLDSGMKRQDVVHSFLRFGRRR; encoded by the exons aggTGACGCGTGTCGTGTATGGGCGTTGTGCGCAGTGGCGGCGCTGGCGGTGGCgcacgcggcggcggcgcccgcgCAGCTCTGCTCGAGCGCCGTGGAGGACGACCCACGCGCCACGCGCTTCTGCCAGGCGCTCAACACTTTCCTCGAGCTGTACGCCGAGGCGGCGGGAGAGCAGGTGCCGGAGTACCAAG CTCTGGTGCGCGACTACCCCCAGCTACTGGACTCCGGTATGAAGCGACAAGACGTGGTGCACTCGTTCCTGCGCTTCGGCCGCCGCCGCTGA